A genomic window from Halorubrum trapanicum includes:
- a CDS encoding alanine--glyoxylate aminotransferase family protein, with the protein MLMTPGPTAVPEPVRDAMSRELINPDVDPRFREIYDRLTERLATVYGVDSGGSGDAGGAGDAGGAGDAARDVVALGGEGILGLEAAVASLVEPGTEVLCLSNGPYGEGFADFVESYGGEATLVAAGHDEPLPLDALDDALAADGADFDLATMVHCETPTGTLNDVGSALDRIEAADPELLTVVDAVSSLGGVEVPTDRIDVCLGASQKCFSAPPGLATAAVSDRAWAAMEERDPHELYANFLPFRDVRDGFPYTHLTTEVVALDAALGLLLDEGLDAVRERHATAAARCRERGAELGLEPVPDPERSSPTVTAFEVPGRAEALQERLREEHDITLATGLGDGAGDVLRVGHMGHNARVERVEETMDALADVL; encoded by the coding sequence GGACCCGCGGTTCCGGGAGATATACGACCGACTCACGGAGCGGCTGGCGACGGTCTACGGCGTCGATTCGGGCGGTTCCGGCGACGCGGGCGGTGCCGGCGACGCGGGCGGCGCCGGCGACGCGGCCCGCGACGTCGTCGCCCTCGGCGGCGAGGGAATCTTAGGGCTGGAGGCCGCGGTCGCCTCGCTCGTCGAACCGGGAACCGAGGTGTTGTGTCTCTCGAACGGGCCCTACGGCGAGGGGTTCGCCGACTTCGTCGAGTCGTACGGCGGCGAGGCGACCCTCGTCGCGGCGGGGCACGACGAGCCGCTCCCGCTCGACGCGCTCGACGACGCGCTGGCGGCCGACGGCGCCGACTTCGACCTCGCGACGATGGTCCACTGCGAGACGCCGACGGGGACGCTCAACGACGTCGGGAGCGCGCTCGACCGGATCGAGGCGGCGGACCCGGAGCTCCTGACGGTCGTCGACGCGGTCTCCTCGCTCGGCGGCGTCGAGGTCCCGACCGATCGGATCGACGTGTGTCTCGGCGCCTCCCAGAAGTGTTTCAGCGCGCCGCCGGGCCTCGCGACGGCCGCGGTGAGCGACCGCGCGTGGGCCGCGATGGAAGAGCGCGACCCGCACGAACTGTACGCGAACTTCCTCCCGTTCCGCGACGTGCGCGACGGGTTCCCGTACACGCACCTGACGACCGAGGTCGTCGCGCTCGACGCGGCCCTCGGGCTCCTGCTCGACGAGGGGCTCGACGCGGTCCGCGAGCGACACGCGACGGCCGCGGCGCGCTGTCGCGAGCGCGGCGCGGAGCTGGGGCTGGAACCGGTTCCCGACCCGGAGCGCAGTTCGCCGACGGTGACCGCCTTCGAGGTTCCCGGGCGGGCCGAGGCGCTCCAGGAGCGACTGCGCGAGGAGCACGATATTACTCTCGCGACGGGGCTCGGTGACGGCGCCGGGGACGTGCTTCGGGTCGGCCACATGGGCCACAACGCTCGCGTCGAGCGCGTCGAGGAGACGATGGACGCGCTCGCCGACGTTTTATAA
- a CDS encoding FAD-binding and (Fe-S)-binding domain-containing protein, which yields MDGGELAGDGGPGELSGDAESDRSPRVASDGGVAAEGARGTAGEVSEAKTDPDRSAASAAALGHDRPDVEAYRSLAADLRDAVAGGVEFDEYAQVLYATDGSVYQARPAGVVYPRGVDDVRSAMRVAADHGVPVLPRGAGSSLAGQTVGPGCVVLDCSRHMDSILSVDPDARRATVQPGVVQDDLDDRLADDGLKFAPDPASSARATVGGGIGNNSTGAHSVRYGITDAYTEELRVVLADGSLIHTREVVLDSPEYEAIVAGEAGGEREAALYETVRALVEENADEIEDRYPTLKRSVSGYNLHKAIYENDDGEEVINLSKLFVGAEGTLGVVVEATLSLVTRPEETALALYAFDSLDAAMRAVPEALELPVSAVELMDDAVVELAAGSPEYAEYAEPIPDRAAAALMLEWDSELVDGFEAAVADANDRFLGGDRDAFDVIEAYDEGTQEDLWSLRKAAIPLLMGLEGDAKPYPFIEDASVPPDELADYVAAFEEVLDDHGTSAAYFAHAGVGTLHIRPILSLKESEGVETMHAIADDVTDLVLEHHGAFSGEHGDGLARTEFNPKMYGEELWAAFQELKSAFDPEWRMNPGKVVYVDGETAAERGYPEAAADTDMRENLRYGPTYRSIEPQTTLDFSDEGGFSELVELCNGCGTCRETDSGTMCPTYRASGEEIQTTRGRANMLRAAISGELDDEEIHSDRFQAEVLDLCVGCKGCQSDCPTGVDLAKLKAEVKHDHHEREGAGLRERLFRDIDRLSALGSKLAPLSNAAAKVPGARTAMDALAGIAPERELPTFRSTSFEEWFAARGGPAVDESDAVDTVALFPDTYTDYSYPAAGKAAVRVLEAADVRVEVPDDLAPSGRAAFSTGFLDTARERAADNVSALAPRVRAGQSILFVEPSDAVMFQDEYLDLLDGDDAAAVSAAAAGVCEYLDARRVDERLSFDAPAETLTYHGHCNQKATNTDHHAVGVLRRAGYGVDPLDSSCCGMAGSFGYESEHYDLSQAIGRILFGQVDDSDGDAVTAPGASCRSQLGDREGAETPPHPIEKLAAALDE from the coding sequence ATGGACGGAGGAGAACTCGCCGGCGACGGCGGCCCGGGGGAATTGAGCGGGGACGCCGAGAGCGACCGATCACCGCGGGTAGCGTCGGACGGCGGGGTCGCCGCGGAGGGCGCGCGCGGAACGGCTGGCGAGGTATCGGAGGCGAAGACGGACCCGGACCGGTCGGCCGCCTCCGCCGCCGCGCTAGGCCACGACCGGCCGGACGTCGAGGCGTACCGGTCGCTCGCGGCCGACCTGCGCGACGCGGTCGCCGGCGGCGTCGAGTTCGACGAGTACGCGCAGGTGCTGTACGCGACCGACGGGAGCGTCTACCAGGCCCGGCCGGCGGGCGTCGTCTACCCCCGCGGGGTCGACGACGTGCGGTCGGCGATGCGGGTCGCGGCCGACCACGGCGTCCCGGTCCTCCCGCGCGGCGCGGGGTCGTCGCTCGCGGGACAGACCGTCGGGCCCGGCTGCGTCGTCCTCGACTGCTCGCGCCACATGGACTCGATCCTGTCGGTCGACCCCGACGCGCGCCGCGCGACGGTCCAACCGGGCGTCGTCCAGGACGACCTCGACGACCGGCTGGCGGACGACGGCCTGAAGTTCGCGCCCGACCCCGCCTCCTCGGCGCGCGCGACCGTGGGCGGCGGGATCGGCAACAACTCCACCGGCGCCCACTCCGTGCGGTACGGGATCACCGACGCCTACACCGAAGAGCTCCGGGTGGTGCTGGCGGACGGCTCGCTGATACACACCCGAGAGGTCGTCCTCGACTCCCCCGAGTACGAGGCGATCGTCGCGGGGGAGGCGGGCGGCGAGCGCGAGGCCGCGCTGTACGAGACGGTCCGCGCGCTCGTCGAGGAGAACGCGGACGAGATCGAGGACCGCTACCCGACGCTCAAGCGGTCGGTCTCGGGCTACAACCTCCACAAGGCGATCTACGAGAACGACGACGGCGAGGAGGTGATCAACCTCTCGAAGCTGTTCGTCGGCGCCGAGGGGACGCTCGGCGTCGTCGTCGAGGCCACCCTCTCGCTCGTCACCCGCCCCGAGGAGACCGCGCTGGCGCTGTACGCCTTCGACTCGCTCGACGCGGCCATGCGCGCGGTCCCCGAGGCGCTCGAACTCCCCGTGAGCGCGGTCGAGCTGATGGACGACGCGGTCGTCGAACTGGCGGCGGGCTCGCCGGAGTACGCCGAGTACGCGGAGCCGATACCCGACCGGGCGGCGGCCGCGCTCATGCTGGAGTGGGACTCGGAGCTGGTCGACGGGTTCGAGGCGGCGGTCGCCGACGCGAACGACCGCTTCCTCGGCGGCGACCGCGACGCGTTCGACGTCATCGAGGCGTACGACGAGGGGACCCAAGAGGACCTCTGGAGCCTCCGGAAGGCGGCGATCCCCCTCCTGATGGGCCTGGAAGGCGACGCGAAGCCGTACCCGTTCATCGAGGACGCGTCGGTGCCGCCCGACGAGCTCGCCGACTACGTCGCCGCCTTCGAGGAGGTGCTCGACGACCACGGCACCTCGGCCGCGTACTTCGCGCACGCCGGGGTCGGGACGCTCCACATCCGACCGATCCTCTCGCTGAAGGAGTCCGAGGGGGTCGAGACGATGCACGCCATCGCCGACGACGTCACCGACCTCGTCTTGGAGCACCACGGCGCCTTCTCCGGCGAGCACGGCGACGGGCTCGCGCGCACCGAGTTCAACCCGAAGATGTACGGCGAGGAGCTGTGGGCGGCGTTCCAGGAGCTGAAGTCCGCGTTCGACCCCGAGTGGCGCATGAACCCGGGGAAGGTCGTCTACGTCGACGGCGAAACCGCCGCGGAGCGCGGCTATCCCGAGGCCGCCGCCGACACCGACATGCGCGAGAACCTCCGGTACGGGCCGACGTACCGGTCGATAGAGCCGCAGACGACGTTGGACTTCTCCGACGAGGGCGGCTTCTCCGAGCTCGTCGAGCTGTGTAACGGCTGCGGCACCTGTCGCGAGACCGACTCCGGAACGATGTGTCCGACCTACCGCGCCTCCGGCGAGGAGATCCAGACGACCCGCGGCCGGGCGAACATGCTCCGGGCCGCGATAAGCGGCGAGCTCGACGACGAGGAGATCCACTCCGACCGGTTCCAGGCGGAGGTGCTCGACCTCTGCGTCGGCTGTAAGGGGTGTCAGAGCGACTGTCCGACGGGCGTCGACCTCGCGAAGCTGAAGGCGGAGGTGAAACACGACCACCACGAGCGGGAGGGCGCCGGGCTGCGCGAGCGACTGTTCCGGGACATCGACCGGCTCTCGGCGCTCGGGAGCAAGCTCGCGCCGCTGTCGAACGCGGCGGCGAAGGTCCCCGGGGCCCGGACCGCGATGGACGCGCTCGCGGGAATCGCCCCCGAGCGCGAACTGCCGACGTTCAGGTCGACGAGCTTCGAGGAGTGGTTCGCGGCCCGCGGCGGGCCCGCGGTCGACGAGAGCGACGCGGTCGACACGGTCGCGCTGTTCCCCGACACGTACACCGACTACAGCTACCCGGCGGCCGGGAAGGCGGCGGTGCGCGTGCTGGAGGCCGCCGACGTCCGCGTCGAGGTCCCCGACGACCTCGCGCCCTCCGGCCGCGCCGCCTTCTCGACCGGGTTCCTCGATACGGCTCGGGAGCGCGCGGCCGACAACGTCTCCGCGCTCGCGCCCCGCGTCCGCGCCGGGCAGTCGATTCTCTTCGTCGAACCCTCGGACGCGGTGATGTTCCAGGACGAGTACCTGGACCTCCTCGACGGCGACGACGCCGCGGCGGTATCGGCGGCCGCGGCGGGCGTCTGCGAGTACCTCGACGCGCGTCGGGTCGACGAGCGGCTGTCGTTCGACGCGCCCGCGGAGACGCTCACCTACCACGGCCACTGCAACCAGAAGGCGACGAACACGGACCACCACGCGGTCGGCGTCCTCCGACGAGCCGGCTACGGCGTCGACCCGCTCGACTCCTCCTGTTGCGGCATGGCGGGCTCGTTCGGCTACGAGAGCGAACACTACGACCTCTCGCAGGCGATCGGGCGGATCCTCTTCGGGCAGGTCGACGACAGCGACGGCGACGCGGTGACGGCGCCCGGCGCCTCCTGCCGGTCGCAGCTCGGCGACCGCGAGGGGGCCGAGACGCCGCCGCACCCGATCGAGAAGCTAGCGGCCGCGCTCGACGAGTGA
- a CDS encoding aldo/keto reductase — translation MNHRELGDVGAVSEVGYGAWQIGGDWGEVTEDEAVAAVEAARDAGIDFFDTADVYGDGRSERIVGEVLAEEIASDDVTVATKAGRRLDPHEAGGYAEANLRRFVDRSRENLGMETLDLVQLHCPPTDVYYRPETFDALETLADEGRIASYGVSVERVEEGLKAIEYPGVETVQIIFNPFRQRPAELFLEEAAARDVGVICRVPLASGLLTGALSRDAEFPEDDHRNYNREGDAFDVGETFAGVPFEAGLDAVDALDERLPDDRPLPEFALRWILDHDAVTTVIPGSTTPEHVRANAAASEAPPLSDAERDAATEVYDEHVREHVHQRW, via the coding sequence ATGAACCATCGCGAACTCGGCGACGTCGGCGCGGTCAGCGAGGTCGGCTACGGCGCCTGGCAGATCGGCGGCGACTGGGGCGAGGTCACCGAAGACGAGGCGGTCGCGGCGGTCGAGGCCGCCCGCGACGCCGGGATCGACTTCTTCGACACGGCGGACGTGTACGGCGACGGCCGCTCCGAGCGGATCGTCGGCGAGGTTCTGGCCGAGGAGATCGCGAGCGACGACGTCACCGTCGCCACGAAGGCCGGCCGCCGGCTCGACCCGCACGAGGCCGGCGGCTACGCGGAGGCGAACCTCCGGCGGTTCGTCGACCGCTCGCGGGAGAATCTCGGCATGGAGACGCTCGATCTGGTCCAGCTCCACTGCCCGCCGACGGACGTGTACTACCGGCCGGAGACGTTCGACGCGCTCGAAACGCTCGCGGACGAGGGGCGAATCGCGAGCTACGGCGTCAGCGTCGAGCGCGTCGAGGAGGGGCTGAAGGCGATCGAGTACCCGGGCGTCGAGACCGTCCAGATCATCTTCAACCCCTTCCGGCAGCGGCCCGCCGAGCTGTTCTTGGAGGAGGCCGCGGCCCGCGACGTGGGCGTGATCTGCCGGGTGCCGCTCGCGTCCGGGCTCCTGACGGGCGCGCTCTCGCGCGACGCGGAGTTCCCCGAGGACGATCACCGCAACTACAACCGCGAGGGCGACGCCTTCGACGTCGGCGAGACGTTCGCGGGCGTCCCGTTCGAGGCCGGGCTCGACGCGGTCGACGCGCTCGACGAGCGCCTGCCGGACGACCGCCCGCTGCCCGAGTTCGCGCTGCGCTGGATCCTCGACCACGACGCCGTCACGACCGTGATCCCGGGGTCGACGACGCCCGAACACGTCCGAGCGAACGCGGCCGCGAGCGAGGCGCCCCCGCTCTCCGACGCCGAGCGCGACGCCGCGACCGAGGTGTACGACGAACACGTGCGCGAACACGTCCACCAGCGCTGGTGA